The Camelina sativa cultivar DH55 chromosome 14, Cs, whole genome shotgun sequence genome includes a window with the following:
- the LOC104743763 gene encoding uncharacterized protein LOC104743763 yields MVSQSSGSDVNSNRSWDPLCSTCGRVTTVAKSWTNDNPGRRFYKCVVHGFCNWADEHSPYGWQKVSLLEAIDEIKQLKESLRAMNEQMVSGSNTDLLKTEDEEKKKLEISVMAATEREKMLRQFILLSWGGFIVVIGLILAMGK; encoded by the coding sequence ATGGTGAGCCAAAGTTCAGGGTCTGATGTGAATTCAAACCGGAGCTGGGATCCTCTTTGCAGCACATGTGGTAGAGTTACAACTGTTGCGAAGTCATGGACCAATGACAATCCGGGTAGAAGATTCTATAAATGTGTTGTTCATGGATTCTGCAATTGGGCAGATGAACACTCACCATATGGGTGGCAGAAGGTGAGCTTACTAGAGGCGATAGATGAGATTAAGCAGCTGAAAGAATCTCTTAGGGCAATGAATGAGCAAATGGTAAGTGGTTCCAACACCGATTTACTGAAGACAGAggatgaagagaaaaagaagctcGAGATTTCAGTTATGGCAGCTACTGAGAGGGAAAAAATGCTTCGACAGTTCATCTTGTTGTCTTGGGGCGGATTCATTGTTGTAATTGGGTTGATTCTTGCAATGGGGAAGTAG